CTTGACGATGAGCTGCGAGTCGCCGCGCACGTCGGCCTCGGCGAGTCCGTAATCTCGCGCCGCTTCCAGCGCCGTTATCAGCGCCTCGTACTCCGCGCGGTTGTTCGTCGTCTCGCCGATCCGCTCAGAGCCTTCGGCGACGATGCCGTCGCTCGTCACGATGGCCCATCCGATGGCCGCCGGACCGGGGTTGCCGCGACTCGCGCCGTCGAAGTAGACGTGGCCGCGTTCGCCTCCCTCGCGCAGCAACAGCGTGAGGTCGGTCGGACTCGCTCCCTGTACGACGACCTTCGAGTCGTAGGCGACGGCGACGGCGTCCCCGCGCGTCGCGCGCCACCGCTCGTGGTCGGTGTTCCCCGGAGAGACGTCGACACCGGCCGCCTCCAGCCGCTCTCGCGCCGCGTCGACGTCACACTCGATAGTCGGCATCGGCGGAGATGCGAGCGCGCGACTGAAAGTCGATTCGTCTTCGGTTTCGGCGTCCGTCGCGGCGGACGCGACGCAACCCGTCAGTCGTCCTCACCGTCCCAGATTTTAACAACCTCCAGCGTACTACCACATAAATAGGATGGCAGGACCAACTCGTGAGCGGCGGCGCGAGCGGCGACGTGCGCGAGGCGAACAGTCGGCCGACGAAGAGAGCAGCGACGCGGACGAGTTGGACGACGTCGACCCCGAGGACCTCGTGCGGACGGCGGACGGGGAACTCATCCACGAGGAGACGGGTCTCGTCGTCGAGGAGCAGAACATCGACCGGGGACCGGAGTGGCGAGCGTTCAACCACTCCGAGCGCCAGTCGAAGTCCCGCGTCGGCGCGCCCATCACCGAGACGATGCACGACAAGGGACTGACGACGACGATCGACTGGAAGGACAAGGACGCTTACGGGCGTTCGCTCTCGTCCGAAAAACGTAGTCAGATGCACCGATTGCGCAAGTGGCAGGAGCGCATCCGTACCAAGGACGCGGGCGAGCGCAACCTCCAGTTCGCACTCTCCGAAATCGACCGCATGTCGTCGGCACTCGGCGTCCCGCGCTCGGTTCGCGAAGTCGCGTCGGTCATCTACCGCCGCGCGCTCAACGAGGACCTCATCCGCGGCCGCTCCATCGAGGGCGTCGCCACGAGCGCGCTGTACGCCGCCTGCCGACAGGAGGGGATTCCGCGGAGCCTCGAAGAGGTCTCGGAGGTCTCCCGCGTCGACCGAAAGGAGATCGGACGAACGTACCGCTACGTCTCACAGGAGTTGAGCCTCGAACTCGAACCGGTCGATCCCAAGCAGTACGTCCCTCGATTCGCCTCCGCGCTCGACCTCTCCGAGGAGGTGCAGGGGAAGGCCAACGAGATAATCGACGAGACGGCCGAACAGGGGCTTCTCTCCGGGAAGTCACCAACTGGATTCGCCGCCGCCGCCATCTACGCGGCGTCGCTGCTGTGCAACGAGAAGAAGACCCAGCGCGAAGTCGCCGACGTCGCGCAGGTGACCGAGGTCACCATCCGAAACCGC
This genomic stretch from Haloprofundus salilacus harbors:
- the rnhA gene encoding ribonuclease HI, translated to MPTIECDVDAARERLEAAGVDVSPGNTDHERWRATRGDAVAVAYDSKVVVQGASPTDLTLLLREGGERGHVYFDGASRGNPGPAAIGWAIVTSDGIVAEGSERIGETTNNRAEYEALITALEAARDYGLAEADVRGDSQLIVKQVRGEWKTNDPGLRERRVRANELLMGFDRWTLEHVPREINERADKLANEALDDG
- a CDS encoding transcription initiation factor IIB: MAGPTRERRRERRRARGEQSADEESSDADELDDVDPEDLVRTADGELIHEETGLVVEEQNIDRGPEWRAFNHSERQSKSRVGAPITETMHDKGLTTTIDWKDKDAYGRSLSSEKRSQMHRLRKWQERIRTKDAGERNLQFALSEIDRMSSALGVPRSVREVASVIYRRALNEDLIRGRSIEGVATSALYAACRQEGIPRSLEEVSEVSRVDRKEIGRTYRYVSQELSLELEPVDPKQYVPRFASALDLSEEVQGKANEIIDETAEQGLLSGKSPTGFAAAAIYAASLLCNEKKTQREVADVAQVTEVTIRNRYQEQIEAMGIPS